In Methanomassiliicoccales archaeon, one DNA window encodes the following:
- a CDS encoding TMEM165/GDT1 family protein, whose translation MELAPFLGAFALIVLAELGDKTMITVIALSSKHSQKLVFSASLLALSLVSVVGVLIGKVLYGLAPAAWISIVAGILFLVFGLATLLRAEKEEAENGRIDALGAFGGIFALMAIMEMGDKTQLSIIALSAQYGAVIEVLIGAVAAFALVTFVGVFLGREIGKRVAEKYVRYGSALVFVAFGLLFLIQGALGLDLL comes from the coding sequence ATGGAATTAGCCCCCTTCCTCGGCGCCTTTGCACTCATCGTATTGGCGGAGCTGGGGGACAAGACCATGATAACAGTGATAGCTCTTTCTTCCAAGCATTCACAGAAGCTGGTATTTTCCGCATCCTTGTTGGCTTTATCTCTGGTCTCGGTGGTCGGCGTATTGATTGGTAAGGTATTATACGGCCTCGCTCCTGCTGCATGGATATCCATAGTGGCCGGTATTCTGTTTTTAGTCTTCGGCTTGGCGACGTTGCTGCGGGCCGAAAAGGAAGAGGCGGAGAATGGGCGCATTGATGCCTTAGGCGCGTTCGGTGGTATATTCGCGTTGATGGCGATCATGGAAATGGGAGACAAGACACAGCTCTCCATCATAGCGCTCTCTGCTCAGTATGGGGCCGTGATCGAGGTGCTGATTGGTGCGGTAGCGGCATTCGCCTTGGTCACCTTTGTTGGTGTGTTTTTGGGGAGAGAGATTGGCAAGAGGGTTGCAGAGAAATATGTGAGGTACGGAAGCGCGTTGGTGTTCGTGGCTTTTGGTCTGCTGTTCCTAATCCAGGGCGCATTAGGTCTGGATCTGCTTTAG
- the glmM gene encoding phosphoglucosamine mutase: MGRLFGTNGVRGVVNEGMSAQLALDVGRAIGTFMKGKVALATDCRTSADMLKAAVSAGLTSVGCEVLDLGVQPTPVLQFFVKRREVSGGVMITASHNPPEFNGIKAIDSDGTEMPREKEEEIESIYFRKAFDTKDWRALGGIRATSRAEVDYINSILQQVEGEHIAKLKPKVVLDCANGAGSLVSPFLLRRLGARTVTLNCNPEGTFPGHPSEPTPENLRDLMNLVKESGADLGVAHDGDADRAIFVDEKGEYVYGDRSLALIASIMVEENGGGKVVTPVSTSQCVEDAVRNAGGEVIYTKVGAPIVARKMMEVGAVFGGEENGGLIFPRHQFCRDAAMSLAKMLEIITSKGPLSSLLAKVPCYYLEKRKLPCPDSKKEEVLRGVCQSFASNRMDCTDGVKVYFEGGWTLIRPSGTEPIFRVYTEGRDKETAKRLADKCEMVVKELLDET; this comes from the coding sequence ATGGGAAGATTATTTGGCACCAATGGGGTGAGAGGAGTAGTAAACGAAGGTATGAGCGCACAGTTGGCCTTAGATGTGGGTAGGGCCATTGGCACCTTTATGAAAGGAAAGGTCGCCTTGGCCACTGACTGCCGCACCAGCGCTGATATGCTGAAGGCCGCAGTTTCTGCCGGGCTGACATCCGTTGGCTGCGAAGTCCTCGATCTCGGAGTTCAACCCACACCTGTCCTACAATTTTTCGTCAAGAGGCGTGAAGTCTCTGGAGGTGTGATGATCACGGCATCGCACAACCCTCCGGAATTCAATGGCATCAAGGCCATTGATTCAGATGGTACGGAGATGCCTAGGGAAAAGGAGGAGGAGATAGAGAGTATCTATTTTAGAAAGGCCTTCGACACGAAGGATTGGAGAGCTCTCGGAGGGATTCGGGCTACTTCAAGGGCTGAGGTCGATTACATAAATTCCATCCTGCAACAGGTTGAAGGGGAGCATATTGCCAAGTTAAAGCCGAAGGTAGTGTTGGACTGCGCTAACGGGGCAGGTTCTCTCGTATCACCGTTTTTATTGCGCAGGCTGGGTGCGAGAACCGTAACGTTGAACTGCAATCCCGAAGGTACTTTTCCTGGACATCCTTCCGAGCCTACGCCAGAGAATCTGCGGGATTTGATGAATTTGGTAAAAGAATCAGGTGCGGATTTGGGCGTGGCGCACGATGGGGATGCTGATAGGGCGATCTTCGTCGATGAGAAGGGTGAATACGTTTATGGCGATAGGAGCCTTGCACTAATAGCCTCTATAATGGTAGAGGAGAATGGCGGTGGCAAAGTGGTAACGCCTGTCTCCACCTCCCAGTGCGTGGAAGATGCAGTCAGGAATGCTGGGGGGGAGGTCATTTATACAAAAGTAGGGGCGCCCATAGTGGCGCGGAAGATGATGGAGGTGGGAGCTGTTTTCGGCGGAGAGGAGAACGGGGGGCTTATCTTCCCTAGGCATCAGTTTTGCCGCGATGCGGCCATGAGCTTGGCTAAAATGCTAGAGATAATAACTTCGAAAGGACCACTCTCTTCCTTATTAGCAAAGGTACCCTGTTATTACTTGGAGAAAAGGAAATTGCCCTGTCCTGATAGCAAGAAGGAGGAGGTGCTGCGCGGCGTTTGCCAATCCTTTGCCTCCAATCGCATGGATTGCACAGATGGAGTGAAAGTCTATTTTGAAGGGGGCTGGACGCTTATCAGGCCATCAGGCACTGAACCAATCTTCCGTGTATACACAGAAGGAAGGGACAAAGAAACAGCCAAGCGACTAGCTGATAAATGCGAGATGGTGGTAAAAGAGCTCCTTGATGAAACCTAA
- a CDS encoding NDP-sugar synthase — translation MKAVILAGGLGTRLRPLTYTVPKPLIPLVGKPLIVRIIESLPNSVDTVILAVSYMREALEDYFRVHSCGRKLIIVNEPSPLGTGGAIKNVASYLDETFIALNGDCISSLDLRSMVKKHRECGGIGTIALWRVEDPSAYGVIQMDQNHRILDFQEKPRREEAKSNLINAGYYVLEPEILDYIGKGPVSIEREVFPMVLDYGLFGHHFTGYWTDCGTRENFLAAQAKLLELERPASSDSKGCYLAPSWVLSSNVKGAKIGPFACIDAGVMVGEGAEVSYSLVMKGAAIGAGCIIRDSIIGPGYKVNENEKVEGAILANR, via the coding sequence ATGAAGGCCGTAATACTAGCTGGCGGACTAGGTACCCGCCTGAGACCGTTAACATATACCGTGCCCAAACCGCTGATCCCTTTGGTGGGCAAGCCTCTGATAGTCCGGATAATCGAGTCCTTGCCCAATAGCGTGGACACGGTGATCTTGGCGGTCAGCTATATGAGAGAAGCTCTGGAGGACTATTTCCGCGTGCACTCCTGCGGAAGGAAGCTGATAATAGTTAATGAGCCTTCACCGCTGGGCACAGGAGGAGCCATAAAAAATGTGGCATCATATCTTGATGAGACCTTCATCGCGCTTAACGGTGATTGCATATCCTCCCTGGACCTGCGCTCCATGGTAAAGAAGCACCGCGAATGCGGGGGGATTGGTACCATCGCATTGTGGAGAGTGGAAGATCCCAGCGCCTATGGCGTGATCCAGATGGATCAGAACCATCGCATACTCGATTTCCAGGAGAAACCGAGGAGAGAGGAAGCTAAATCCAATCTCATCAACGCAGGCTATTATGTATTGGAGCCAGAAATCCTTGACTACATCGGGAAGGGACCCGTGTCCATAGAGCGGGAGGTATTCCCAATGGTGCTGGATTATGGCCTTTTCGGCCATCATTTCACTGGCTATTGGACCGATTGCGGCACTCGGGAGAATTTCCTCGCCGCACAGGCCAAGCTTTTAGAGCTAGAAAGACCTGCTTCCTCCGATTCTAAGGGATGCTACCTAGCACCTTCTTGGGTGCTCTCATCTAATGTCAAAGGGGCGAAGATAGGACCTTTTGCCTGCATAGATGCGGGAGTTATGGTGGGAGAGGGGGCTGAGGTATCCTACTCTTTGGTCATGAAAGGAGCCGCTATCGGGGCCGGATGCATAATTCGCGACTCCATCATCGGACCTGGTTATAAGGTAAATGAGAATGAGAAGGTGGAAGGCGCGATTCTAGCAAATAGATAA
- a CDS encoding LSM domain-containing protein: MVMPLALLEKSMNKKITLLLKDNRVLEGKLTGYDEYMNMVLEETEERTAEQTRRLGLVILRGNNVVSISPL; encoded by the coding sequence ATGGTCATGCCCCTGGCGCTGCTCGAGAAGTCTATGAATAAGAAAATCACGCTACTGCTGAAGGACAACCGTGTTCTTGAAGGCAAGCTCACTGGATATGACGAATACATGAACATGGTGCTGGAGGAGACAGAAGAGCGCACCGCAGAGCAGACCAGGCGACTGGGTTTGGTAATACTCCGCGGGAACAATGTCGTGAGCATCTCACCATTATGA
- a CDS encoding helix-turn-helix domain-containing protein, with protein MLEEEGANLYHVVLYVKPSSSWALDISSRYNVPVVILDCIPHEEGGVEGLIEIDVEGEIKEDVIRSIKKHPDVICIRMAGNSEGPILASVVAKRWLAGRAISKSGCFLRGGRTRDGGYVEWYLLAKDEASLQALVRDLDAEGCEVDIRSKILVKEPFVLTKRQEKVVSTALELGYYDFPRRISAKELARRLNVSPSTLSEILQRSERKLVEFYLMNRL; from the coding sequence ATGCTTGAAGAAGAGGGGGCGAATTTGTATCACGTCGTGCTCTATGTGAAACCATCCTCCAGCTGGGCTCTGGATATCTCCTCGAGGTATAATGTCCCGGTAGTCATTCTGGACTGCATACCACACGAGGAGGGGGGCGTTGAGGGATTGATTGAGATCGATGTCGAGGGGGAGATTAAAGAAGATGTGATAAGGAGCATAAAGAAGCATCCTGATGTGATCTGCATCCGGATGGCAGGCAATTCCGAAGGGCCTATATTGGCATCGGTGGTGGCCAAAAGATGGCTGGCGGGGCGAGCAATAAGCAAGTCGGGATGTTTTCTAAGGGGGGGCAGGACCAGGGATGGAGGTTACGTGGAATGGTATCTCTTGGCCAAGGATGAAGCGTCGCTCCAAGCACTGGTTCGAGATCTAGATGCCGAAGGTTGCGAAGTCGATATAAGGAGCAAGATACTGGTGAAGGAACCGTTCGTTCTTACGAAGCGACAGGAGAAAGTAGTTTCCACGGCGCTAGAATTAGGATATTATGACTTCCCTCGACGCATCTCGGCGAAGGAATTGGCTAGAAGGCTTAACGTTTCACCCTCTACGCTTTCTGAAATATTGCAGCGCTCAGAAAGGAAATTGGTTGAGTTCTATCTCATGAATCGTTTGTAA
- a CDS encoding KamA family radical SAM protein: protein MYGENEFPNPDGKEGIDLTYLRDGGRPPLVRSNNDLPFNLLERIDPEFFLELSSSQDLQDCRERLIALARRREAFYHSCDCVMEPLERSNALNCLRVLRNLLSERNERLTGVSPLATIWELKRRGSVSRQHQCFFLDLLHILQGTRGRSNIYFLIEPSKPDTRLIHGPSRFEHLDELAYRCLAHAMSYASGLDSAVIKKREEHKKRILDALGSSAEDWKDYSWHLKNIFRQGEDIEKIIQLSPEEKEAIRVANENEVPFGITPYYLSLMDHSFHGGQDHAIRAQVIPTMDYLEEIIPARRMSRDKLDFMQENKTTPVELVGRRYPLIAIFKPYNSCAQICSYCQRNWEIKGPLDPNALASDETMEAAFRWFESHEYVQEVLVTGGDPLVMSDELISRVLSRLAAMRHIRRIRLGTRLPVVLPMRFTETLAEIISGFHEPGKREVCLVTHFEHPYEVTPDSMLAIQSLRKRGLMVYNQQVFTIENCRRFETVALRLALKQIGVDPYYMFNTKGKEETRHFRVPIARILQEVKEESRLVPGLVRTDEPVFNIPALGKNHLRAWQHHDLLTISPEGERIYEFHPWEKNISPAPTFIYRDVPIAEFLERLAKRGENPENYSSIWYYF, encoded by the coding sequence ATGTATGGAGAGAACGAATTCCCAAATCCTGATGGAAAAGAAGGAATCGACCTTACCTATCTCAGGGATGGAGGCCGACCACCATTAGTCAGAAGTAATAACGATTTGCCATTCAATCTTCTCGAAAGAATAGATCCAGAGTTCTTCCTCGAGCTCAGCTCATCTCAAGACCTGCAGGATTGCAGGGAGCGCTTGATCGCTTTAGCTCGTCGAAGAGAGGCCTTCTATCATTCATGTGATTGCGTTATGGAACCGCTTGAAAGGAGCAATGCCCTCAATTGTCTCAGGGTTCTTCGCAATCTTCTCTCGGAACGAAACGAACGTCTAACAGGAGTAAGCCCGCTCGCCACAATATGGGAATTGAAGCGCCGTGGCTCTGTGTCTAGACAACATCAATGCTTCTTTTTAGATCTGCTTCATATACTGCAGGGGACGAGGGGAAGGTCGAACATCTACTTTCTCATTGAGCCCTCGAAGCCCGATACCAGGTTGATACACGGTCCGAGTCGCTTCGAGCATCTCGACGAGCTCGCTTACAGATGCCTAGCACATGCGATGTCATATGCCTCAGGGCTTGATTCTGCAGTGATTAAGAAGCGTGAGGAGCACAAGAAAAGAATACTCGATGCTTTGGGCTCTAGCGCCGAGGATTGGAAGGATTATTCATGGCATCTCAAGAACATTTTCAGGCAGGGGGAAGATATTGAGAAGATAATCCAGCTCAGCCCGGAGGAGAAGGAGGCCATCAGAGTGGCGAATGAGAATGAGGTGCCCTTTGGAATCACACCCTATTACCTTTCCTTGATGGATCATTCATTCCACGGAGGCCAAGACCACGCCATTAGGGCCCAAGTCATCCCAACCATGGACTACCTGGAGGAGATAATCCCTGCACGGCGAATGAGCAGGGACAAACTGGACTTCATGCAGGAGAATAAGACAACGCCAGTGGAATTGGTGGGGAGGAGGTATCCACTCATCGCCATCTTCAAACCTTACAATTCATGCGCGCAGATCTGCTCCTATTGTCAGCGCAATTGGGAGATAAAAGGCCCTCTTGATCCTAATGCTTTAGCATCGGACGAGACCATGGAGGCAGCATTTCGCTGGTTCGAGTCCCACGAATACGTCCAAGAGGTGCTGGTGACCGGCGGCGATCCTTTGGTCATGTCAGATGAACTAATATCACGTGTTTTGTCCAGATTGGCGGCGATGAGGCATATTAGAAGGATAAGGCTGGGAACGAGATTGCCGGTGGTCCTTCCCATGCGCTTCACGGAGACGCTAGCAGAAATAATTTCGGGGTTTCATGAACCCGGGAAGAGGGAGGTGTGCCTCGTGACTCACTTCGAGCATCCTTATGAGGTCACGCCGGATTCGATGCTCGCCATCCAGAGTCTACGAAAGCGTGGTTTAATGGTTTATAATCAGCAGGTCTTCACCATAGAGAACTGCCGCAGATTTGAGACTGTGGCATTGAGATTGGCATTGAAGCAGATTGGTGTTGACCCTTATTATATGTTCAATACTAAAGGGAAAGAGGAAACCAGGCATTTCCGCGTTCCAATTGCACGCATCCTGCAAGAGGTAAAAGAAGAATCCAGACTCGTACCTGGGTTAGTGCGTACGGATGAACCGGTGTTTAATATCCCAGCTTTAGGAAAGAATCATCTGCGCGCTTGGCAGCATCATGATCTGCTCACGATATCTCCTGAAGGGGAGAGGATATATGAGTTTCATCCTTGGGAAAAGAATATCTCCCCTGCTCCTACTTTTATTTATAGAGACGTGCCTATAGCCGAGTTCTTGGAGCGCTTGGCCAAGAGGGGGGAGAATCCTGAAAACTATTCTAGCATTTGGTATTATTTCTGA
- a CDS encoding cation:proton antiporter, translating to MRHNLLVSVEIYIIFLALSTAIFIGFTSNYLFRRFKAPDVLILIGLGYLFGPGMLGVVDETATTNLGTITPFVAAMALAIIMFDAGLDLHFRDTVFAFPKASIFTLSAFICSVFVTAVVASTSMGWSLLEGMLLGAIVGGTSGAIVIPLISHLKVAKETRIMVTLEAALTDVLVVAVASALLVVLGTGNGDIASTLSSLLSSFLVSSAIGFVAGLAWLRLLSLLARQPFSYMITLAALLLVFSLTELLPIGDGGGSIAALVFGLVIGNHEYLERKLALKKGRFSCDEEIKGFHTQITFFVRTFFFVYLGIVVSVMDLGWIDILLAVTIFSSLMLMRWLVTFISDPRGKRNRWDRLALFFMMPRGLAAAVMASVLASAPVMSREVSDYILGSTTMIILITTAFASLGTFFIEYSQRRSSREAKEFGINKK from the coding sequence TTGCGGCATAACCTACTGGTATCCGTGGAGATTTACATCATCTTCTTAGCGCTATCTACAGCCATTTTTATTGGTTTCACCTCTAATTACCTCTTCCGTAGATTTAAGGCTCCGGATGTGCTGATTCTAATCGGTCTCGGCTATCTTTTTGGACCTGGTATGCTAGGGGTGGTGGATGAAACGGCCACAACCAATTTGGGAACGATAACACCCTTTGTTGCGGCGATGGCACTTGCCATAATAATGTTTGATGCTGGCCTGGATCTTCATTTTCGGGATACAGTGTTCGCCTTCCCCAAAGCCTCCATATTCACTCTTTCAGCCTTCATCTGTTCTGTCTTCGTAACAGCGGTCGTCGCTTCTACATCCATGGGATGGAGCCTGCTGGAAGGAATGCTTCTGGGAGCAATCGTAGGAGGGACATCTGGCGCCATTGTCATCCCTCTCATAAGTCATCTGAAAGTGGCAAAAGAAACCAGGATAATGGTCACTCTAGAAGCGGCATTGACTGATGTTTTGGTGGTTGCTGTCGCATCGGCCCTTTTGGTCGTTTTAGGGACAGGGAATGGAGACATAGCAAGCACGTTATCGTCTCTTCTATCGTCATTCCTCGTATCCTCGGCCATAGGCTTTGTGGCTGGCCTCGCTTGGCTTCGCCTACTCAGTCTCTTGGCCAGACAGCCATTCTCTTACATGATAACGCTCGCTGCTCTTCTATTGGTTTTCTCCTTGACCGAGCTTTTACCGATCGGGGATGGCGGGGGGTCCATAGCCGCTCTTGTTTTCGGGTTGGTAATAGGGAACCATGAGTATCTCGAGAGGAAGCTGGCGCTCAAAAAGGGAAGATTCTCCTGTGATGAAGAGATAAAAGGATTCCACACTCAGATCACATTCTTCGTCCGCACCTTCTTCTTCGTCTATCTCGGCATAGTGGTCTCCGTAATGGATCTGGGATGGATAGACATTCTGCTCGCCGTCACAATATTCTCAAGCCTGATGCTGATGCGCTGGCTTGTGACCTTTATTAGCGATCCCAGGGGCAAGCGGAATCGCTGGGATAGGCTTGCCCTGTTCTTTATGATGCCCCGAGGGTTAGCGGCCGCGGTGATGGCCTCTGTCCTTGCATCTGCCCCTGTGATGAGCAGAGAGGTATCGGACTACATTCTGGGTTCTACTACGATGATAATCCTCATCACGACCGCCTTCGCTTCGCTAGGGACCTTCTTCATTGAATACTCTCAGCGTCGTTCTTCACGGGAAGCTAAAGAATTCGGGATTAATAAGAAGTGA
- a CDS encoding mechanosensitive ion channel, with amino-acid sequence MFLDYIIFGDFTLGDLLVFVLVIAITILVAHLAYALIRATLQRNISKSSAKSVARLVEYVIIAIGIYLAFLEVLQLNFTGLLVSLGVVGIALAFASQQITQNAFAGIIFSFTRPMQLEDWVEVGGMPATGLSRVKDITLIHTVFRDLDGRILYVPNAFILNNKLLNYTKAGFVAVNIPLRLTSAENYARVKEIVLEEADAHPKILPKVVGEERRAMTKVLEMASFRSLYGGNRIDESMFNPQVNILDLQGTRIIMNVKIWIREPQNREKIVSEFLERLQIRLKGDNIELANS; translated from the coding sequence ATGTTTCTCGACTACATAATCTTCGGCGACTTTACATTAGGGGACCTATTGGTCTTCGTTCTGGTAATCGCTATAACCATATTGGTAGCTCATCTAGCATATGCGCTCATCCGCGCTACGCTACAACGGAACATATCCAAATCTTCGGCAAAGAGCGTGGCTCGGTTGGTGGAGTATGTCATTATTGCCATAGGCATTTACCTGGCATTCTTGGAAGTCCTGCAGCTGAACTTCACAGGTCTCCTTGTGTCTTTGGGCGTGGTCGGAATTGCTCTAGCTTTCGCATCCCAGCAAATCACTCAAAATGCCTTCGCGGGCATCATATTCTCCTTCACTAGACCGATGCAGCTCGAGGATTGGGTGGAGGTGGGAGGCATGCCAGCGACGGGATTATCGAGAGTGAAAGATATCACCTTGATACACACCGTTTTTCGAGATCTCGATGGCAGGATTCTCTATGTCCCAAACGCCTTCATCTTGAACAACAAGCTGCTCAATTACACCAAGGCGGGCTTCGTGGCAGTGAACATACCTCTACGATTGACCTCGGCTGAGAATTACGCCAGAGTAAAGGAGATAGTCCTGGAGGAAGCGGACGCTCATCCCAAGATCCTCCCTAAGGTCGTAGGCGAGGAGCGCAGGGCTATGACCAAGGTGCTGGAGATGGCCAGTTTCCGTTCGCTCTATGGGGGGAACAGAATTGATGAATCCATGTTCAATCCTCAAGTGAACATCTTAGACTTGCAAGGCACGAGAATAATCATGAACGTGAAGATCTGGATAAGGGAGCCTCAGAACAGGGAGAAAATCGTCTCTGAATTCCTGGAGAGGCTGCAAATAAGGCTGAAAGGAGATAATATAGAATTGGCAAATTCCTGA
- a CDS encoding oligosaccharide flippase family protein, producing MIGRKSLLIVLSRATSAILGFLGLFLITRYFSESAYGQIAYTMSVVGIFFAFADLGFSTAHIKRINDGRDPGECLTSFLVIKLALAVAAGALALLAIWIYSMILGRPLSDISIELMLIFVLYFLFFHISNVATATFDAFQQTAKTQITLIMEMAVRVPLIVILAIPTRDTLVLAMCYMMGGMTVLLVSVFLLWRQGIALKKPNLVRSYAEFAAPLAVAVVIGVVYGNIDRVSIGFFWSSTEVAIYSAAQAIMNMLFVFGSALSTLLFPTFSRMHSDGDSSGTREIIERGERYLLYVLTPIVCVFLVFPSVIAVVLLSEKYAGSAAVMQILSLNVVALAMVGVYSTHVIASNRAKEFVWISFIQLALLATGLIIFVPTSFLGFPMLGLRAKGAALALLVTTFIGVIIYRIMIWRNLRLGFNRRILWNIPAAVVAISLLYLFGIVYQPARWYDVIALWAISSAGFYTTLYLIGDLKKEDVRYFLEVLNPIEMARYLKSEIKGKDD from the coding sequence ATGATAGGCAGGAAATCCCTGTTGATAGTTCTCAGCAGGGCCACCTCAGCTATATTAGGCTTCCTCGGCCTTTTCTTAATAACTCGATATTTCAGCGAGTCGGCCTATGGACAGATAGCATATACAATGTCTGTAGTAGGCATTTTCTTTGCCTTCGCCGACTTAGGGTTTTCCACAGCTCATATAAAGAGAATAAATGATGGCAGAGATCCCGGTGAGTGCCTCACCAGCTTCCTCGTCATCAAGCTCGCATTGGCGGTCGCGGCTGGCGCTTTGGCGTTATTGGCCATATGGATTTACAGCATGATCCTCGGAAGACCGTTGAGCGATATCTCAATTGAACTCATGCTGATCTTCGTCCTCTATTTCCTCTTCTTCCACATCTCCAATGTTGCCACGGCCACTTTCGATGCCTTTCAGCAGACGGCCAAAACACAGATAACATTGATAATGGAGATGGCCGTGAGGGTGCCTCTAATCGTAATTTTGGCAATCCCAACGAGGGATACTCTAGTGCTTGCCATGTGCTACATGATGGGCGGGATGACAGTTCTGCTGGTAAGCGTGTTCCTTCTTTGGCGCCAAGGCATCGCCTTGAAAAAACCCAATCTGGTCCGCTCTTACGCGGAATTCGCCGCTCCGCTGGCCGTGGCAGTGGTGATTGGAGTCGTCTACGGGAACATCGACCGTGTCTCTATCGGCTTTTTCTGGAGCTCGACGGAAGTGGCGATTTATTCGGCGGCGCAGGCAATCATGAACATGCTCTTCGTCTTTGGCAGCGCCCTCAGCACTCTCCTTTTCCCAACTTTCTCTAGGATGCATAGCGACGGTGACAGTAGTGGTACTCGAGAGATTATAGAGAGAGGGGAGAGATACCTTCTGTATGTATTAACTCCAATCGTCTGCGTTTTTCTTGTATTTCCCTCCGTAATCGCTGTCGTGCTGCTAAGCGAAAAATATGCAGGTTCGGCTGCGGTTATGCAGATACTTTCTCTTAATGTCGTGGCATTGGCCATGGTAGGGGTCTACTCCACTCATGTGATTGCATCGAATCGCGCCAAGGAATTCGTTTGGATCTCTTTCATCCAGCTCGCTCTCCTAGCTACAGGTTTAATCATCTTCGTCCCTACCTCCTTCTTGGGCTTCCCCATGCTCGGCCTGAGAGCCAAAGGAGCGGCGCTGGCGCTTCTCGTAACCACTTTTATCGGTGTGATTATCTACCGAATTATGATATGGAGAAATTTGCGCCTGGGATTCAATCGTCGCATCTTGTGGAATATTCCAGCGGCCGTGGTGGCTATCTCCCTCCTTTATCTATTTGGCATAGTCTATCAACCTGCCCGGTGGTACGATGTCATTGCCTTGTGGGCCATATCTTCCGCAGGCTTCTATACTACTCTATACCTGATAGGGGATCTAAAGAAGGAGGATGTAAGATATTTCCTCGAAGTACTGAACCCCATTGAAATGGCCAGATATCTCAAATCGGAAATCAAAGGCAAAGACGATTAG
- the scpB gene encoding SMC-Scp complex subunit ScpB, with product MDLDPVKAVEAVLFASSKPLRMAEIQAATQLSENVIRRALSKLMREYCERDSAIEVVKIGIRYSMQLRKDYSSLGKQFAEVEIPKEVLKTAAYIAYNQPLKQSELADTLGAEVYEHVRVLRSAGLISAKKTGQTLLLTTSKKFPEYFGIPSSKKEDIKRWMESQAATR from the coding sequence TTGGACTTGGATCCAGTGAAAGCTGTAGAAGCAGTACTCTTTGCCTCTTCCAAGCCTCTGCGCATGGCAGAGATTCAGGCGGCAACACAGCTATCCGAAAATGTCATACGTAGAGCGCTATCGAAGCTAATGCGTGAATACTGCGAAAGAGACTCCGCCATCGAGGTAGTGAAGATAGGCATCCGCTATTCGATGCAGCTGCGTAAGGACTATTCTTCCCTGGGGAAGCAATTCGCAGAGGTGGAGATTCCCAAGGAGGTCTTAAAGACCGCAGCCTACATAGCCTATAATCAACCGCTAAAGCAGAGCGAGCTTGCGGATACACTCGGCGCAGAAGTCTATGAGCACGTGCGGGTACTGCGCTCAGCAGGCCTGATAAGCGCCAAGAAGACCGGACAGACTCTCCTTCTCACCACAAGCAAAAAATTCCCCGAATATTTTGGAATCCCCTCCTCCAAGAAAGAGGACATAAAAAGATGGATGGAATCGCAAGCTGCGACACGCTAA
- a CDS encoding segregation/condensation protein A — protein MSRGLEGVLEHLMFHKSLISEKDEAKLDRYLAIAREYQSGQDVLAKDPLDHSLKLVFELVLNNNFDPWDVDLVSFTDLYLQRMRDSEINFIVAGKLVFMAWSILKMQSEEVLAANEEKSDIFCSEWDFDTLEECFSCDGSDRILEDVPESIDLCEAVRHQQQRPVSLVELLDAFEAARQEAEWREQRARMREAMRAAEQKFDPKSHAEDLERDVEEVWKRILKCGAGPVALEDLFIGGKEDRITVFVSLLFLARNGKIAIWQDDLPYGQIFLEIKLPWDIGTLEDAKETEKAQHPNAVM, from the coding sequence ATGAGCCGGGGCTTAGAAGGAGTCCTTGAGCACCTCATGTTCCATAAGTCCTTGATCTCTGAGAAGGACGAGGCTAAACTGGATCGCTATTTGGCCATAGCTAGAGAGTATCAGTCAGGTCAGGACGTATTAGCTAAAGATCCTTTGGATCATTCCCTCAAGCTCGTCTTCGAGCTCGTTCTAAACAACAATTTCGACCCTTGGGACGTGGATCTCGTCTCTTTCACTGACCTTTATCTCCAACGCATGCGCGACTCGGAAATCAATTTTATCGTGGCGGGAAAGCTCGTGTTCATGGCATGGAGCATATTGAAAATGCAGAGCGAAGAGGTGCTGGCTGCCAATGAGGAAAAATCTGACATCTTCTGCTCGGAATGGGATTTCGATACTTTAGAAGAATGTTTCTCTTGCGATGGTTCGGACCGTATTCTGGAGGATGTCCCAGAGAGCATCGATCTCTGCGAAGCAGTCAGGCATCAGCAGCAGAGGCCTGTGAGCCTAGTGGAGTTGCTCGATGCCTTCGAAGCCGCTCGACAGGAAGCAGAGTGGCGAGAGCAGAGGGCCCGCATGCGCGAGGCGATGAGGGCAGCTGAGCAGAAATTCGATCCTAAGAGCCATGCGGAGGATTTAGAAAGGGATGTGGAAGAGGTATGGAAGCGCATTTTGAAATGTGGTGCTGGCCCCGTCGCTCTGGAGGATCTTTTTATCGGAGGAAAGGAGGACAGGATAACGGTATTCGTCTCGCTTCTCTTCTTAGCCAGGAATGGGAAGATCGCAATATGGCAGGACGATCTGCCATACGGCCAAATTTTCCTGGAGATCAAACTGCCATGGGACATAGGCACGCTTGAGGACGCGAAAGAGACAGAGAAGGCACAGCATCCCAATGCGGTGATGTGA